One region of Micromonospora ureilytica genomic DNA includes:
- a CDS encoding NHLP family bacteriocin export ABC transporter peptidase/permease/ATPase subunit — protein sequence MSTPTTAVSGTPELPRIRRRRVRTPTLIQMEAVECGAAALGILLAHHGRHVPLEELRRVCGVSRDGSTAATVLKGARRYGMVAKGFQMDLAGLATVALPAVLFWRFEHFVVLEGLGRKVFINDPATGPRAVSWEEFDGAFTGIVLTMEPGPQFRPGGTRYRLVRALAERWRGPGSAIAQMLLLGLLIAVVGLTIPVMAKVFVDRVLLQEDRAAFAGLVAAVAVATVLTFLASLLQQRLTVRAETALALASAARFFRHLLRLPPTFFDQRQAADLSQRVRGNEVVAEVLTRRTATTVVDTGLVLAYGALLCHYDLLLGLCAVVLAGLNVSVLRYVASTRSTAVAGLQADRSKLVTTVYTTVQMIETVKAGGEEERAVARFAARHATVATRQQRLGVPTAVLSVLPALLASGTTAVLLGLGSRQVVAEAMSVGVLVGMQSLAAAMNRPLGNLTALGSRLQDMSADLNRLRDVERYPLPSAQDRSARPMTPMEGHLRIEEVTFGYNPLGRPLLENFSLDLPPGARVALVGRSGSGKSTVGRLVAGLYRPWTGQVTVDGLERVAADDGLWAATVAMVDQDQRLFEGTVRDNVTMWDLTVADEDVVSALADACLYDEVAARPGGLGSPVRENARNFSGGQRQRLEIARALVRNPRVLVLDEATSALDAETERRIDRHLRRRGATCLIVAHRLSTVRDCDLIVVLDGGREVERGTHEQLVSQDGAYARLVRDH from the coding sequence ATGAGCACGCCGACGACCGCCGTCAGCGGCACGCCGGAGCTGCCCAGGATCCGGCGTCGACGGGTCCGTACGCCCACCCTGATCCAGATGGAGGCGGTGGAGTGCGGTGCCGCCGCGCTGGGGATCCTGCTCGCGCACCACGGTCGGCACGTGCCCCTGGAGGAGTTGCGCCGGGTGTGCGGAGTGAGCCGGGACGGCTCCACCGCGGCCACAGTGCTCAAGGGTGCCCGCCGCTACGGCATGGTGGCCAAGGGTTTCCAGATGGACCTGGCCGGCCTGGCCACCGTGGCGTTGCCGGCGGTGCTGTTCTGGCGGTTCGAGCACTTCGTGGTGCTGGAAGGGCTCGGCCGCAAGGTCTTCATCAACGATCCGGCCACCGGTCCCCGTGCGGTGAGCTGGGAGGAGTTCGACGGGGCCTTCACCGGCATCGTGCTCACCATGGAGCCCGGCCCGCAGTTCCGGCCCGGCGGCACCCGCTACCGGCTGGTGCGAGCGCTGGCCGAGCGGTGGCGCGGCCCGGGCTCGGCGATCGCGCAGATGCTGCTGCTCGGCCTGCTGATCGCCGTGGTCGGTCTGACCATCCCGGTGATGGCCAAGGTCTTCGTCGACCGGGTGCTGTTGCAGGAGGATCGGGCCGCGTTCGCCGGCCTGGTGGCGGCGGTGGCGGTGGCCACCGTGCTGACCTTCCTGGCCAGCCTGCTTCAGCAACGCCTGACCGTACGCGCGGAGACGGCGCTCGCCCTCGCCAGCGCCGCCCGGTTCTTCCGACATCTGCTGCGGCTGCCGCCGACCTTCTTCGACCAGCGGCAGGCCGCCGACCTCAGCCAGCGGGTCCGCGGCAACGAGGTGGTCGCCGAGGTGCTTACCCGCCGGACCGCCACCACTGTCGTGGACACCGGCCTGGTGCTGGCGTACGGGGCTCTGCTCTGCCATTACGACCTGCTGCTCGGACTGTGTGCGGTGGTCCTCGCCGGGCTGAACGTCAGCGTGCTCCGCTATGTCGCCTCGACCCGGTCCACCGCTGTCGCCGGTCTTCAGGCGGACCGCAGCAAGCTGGTGACAACGGTGTACACCACCGTCCAGATGATTGAGACGGTGAAGGCCGGCGGCGAGGAGGAACGCGCCGTGGCCCGGTTCGCGGCGCGCCACGCCACCGTCGCCACCCGTCAGCAACGGCTGGGCGTGCCCACCGCGGTGCTCTCCGTCCTACCGGCGCTGCTCGCCTCGGGGACCACCGCGGTGCTGCTGGGGTTGGGCAGCCGGCAGGTCGTGGCGGAGGCGATGAGCGTCGGCGTGCTGGTCGGCATGCAGAGCCTGGCCGCCGCGATGAACCGCCCGCTGGGCAACCTGACCGCGCTGGGCTCGCGGTTGCAGGACATGAGCGCCGACCTCAACCGGCTGCGTGACGTGGAACGGTACCCACTGCCGTCGGCCCAGGACCGATCCGCCCGACCGATGACACCGATGGAGGGGCACCTGCGCATTGAGGAGGTCACGTTCGGCTACAACCCGTTGGGTCGTCCACTGCTGGAGAACTTCAGCCTTGACCTGCCGCCGGGTGCCCGGGTGGCGCTCGTCGGGCGCTCGGGCAGTGGCAAGTCGACGGTCGGCCGGCTGGTCGCCGGGCTCTACCGGCCCTGGACCGGACAGGTCACCGTGGACGGACTTGAGCGGGTCGCAGCCGACGACGGGCTCTGGGCAGCCACCGTCGCCATGGTGGACCAGGACCAACGGCTGTTCGAGGGGACGGTCCGGGACAACGTCACCATGTGGGACCTCACGGTCGCCGATGAGGACGTCGTCAGCGCGCTGGCCGACGCGTGCCTCTACGACGAGGTCGCGGCCCGTCCGGGTGGCCTCGGCAGTCCGGTGCGGGAGAACGCCCGCAACTTCTCCGGTGGGCAGCGGCAGCGGCTGGAAATCGCCCGAGCGCTCGTGCGCAATCCCCGGGTGCTGGTGCTGGACGAGGCCACCAGCGCGCTGGACGCCGAGACCGAGCGCCGGATCGACAGGCACCTGCGCCGGCGGGGGGCGACCTGCCTGATCGTGGCCCACCGCCTGTCCACCGTCCGCGACTGCGACCTGATCGTCGTGCTGGACGGCGGCCGGGAGGTGGAGCGCGGCACCCACGAGCAGTTGGTTTCCCAGGACGGGGCGTACGCGCGCCTGGTCCGGGACCACTGA
- a CDS encoding HlyD family efflux transporter periplasmic adaptor subunit — MKFRRQALRQLEAPEQLDRAVRLTTVPNWLATTALVIVVVAAGVWSVRTVVPRTVEAAGVLIHSNGISALDALDSGQVTKVWASPHQRVPKGTPLYSLRTADGKVRVETAPGDAYVVAWLVSEGEIVTPGTHLADLERLDTAGDALQAVVYAPAVAAPLLQPGVTVEVAAAAAPRNVFGTLAGQVTTVGAFPETEASLRAFLGTGPDVRRLLARGSVVRVTVALEPDPAAPGGLRWTKSPPPFQLNSASEVTAWFTVDREHPIDWLLRR; from the coding sequence ATGAAGTTCCGGCGGCAGGCTCTGCGCCAGTTGGAGGCGCCTGAGCAACTGGACCGGGCGGTCCGGCTGACCACAGTCCCGAATTGGCTGGCAACCACCGCGCTGGTCATCGTCGTCGTCGCCGCAGGTGTGTGGTCGGTGCGCACGGTGGTACCCCGGACCGTCGAGGCGGCCGGGGTGCTGATTCACTCGAACGGGATCTCGGCCCTCGACGCGCTCGACAGTGGGCAGGTCACCAAGGTGTGGGCGTCACCGCACCAGCGGGTGCCGAAGGGCACGCCCCTCTACAGCCTGCGCACGGCGGACGGCAAGGTGCGGGTGGAGACCGCGCCGGGTGACGCGTACGTCGTCGCCTGGCTGGTCTCGGAAGGCGAGATCGTCACCCCGGGCACGCACCTGGCCGACCTGGAACGGCTCGACACCGCCGGGGACGCGTTGCAGGCAGTCGTCTACGCCCCCGCCGTCGCCGCCCCGCTGCTGCAACCCGGTGTGACCGTCGAGGTGGCCGCCGCGGCCGCGCCGCGCAACGTGTTCGGCACCCTGGCCGGCCAGGTGACCACGGTCGGCGCCTTCCCGGAGACCGAGGCATCGCTGCGCGCCTTCCTGGGCACCGGGCCGGACGTCCGGCGGCTGCTCGCCCGCGGCAGCGTGGTGCGGGTGACTGTCGCCCTGGAGCCCGACCCGGCCGCCCCGGGCGGCCTGCGCTGGACCAAGTCTCCGCCGCCGTTCCAGCTCAACTCGGCCAGCGAGGTCACCGCCTGGTTCACAGTGGACCGGGAACACCCGATCGACTGGTTGCTGCGGCGATGA
- a CDS encoding SagB/ThcOx family dehydrogenase produces MSGSVGGPPIQESYRLRRDAELRLGEDGSLTLRQTRFQVTLEQPGMGRRALLLRLAADWVNDVEVGRLISGLEGENRVLPAQLLLRRLLAHSWLERRVQVDDRPLLDLVPTGLGRGSLPESRPHTTGVRYRLSRFAALQHERGMLVAASPLSTLVVGCADAALGAVLAAAAPGVGPESVARTLGVPPEVAGRVLDELATARILVTDAEFEAECDDAPLAYWSPEELRLHHRSRAGRHALPVGGTYRMRGSFAPQPLRRPYDGGRPVDLPLPDLATIAKADPAFSQVVTDRRSVREHDDAAPLPLERLAEFLHRSQHTSAVGEAGGQEIGHRPYPGGGGVYELEIYPLVARCAGLDPGLYHYDAVGHRLEPVAGWGPAADRLLAYARAAGALPRPPQTVLVVTARVQRLMWKYEGMSYAMILKDAGVLTQQMYLVATAMGLAPCALGAGDSQAFAELSGLDPLVEPSVADFLLGSHRATGPAAAESRP; encoded by the coding sequence TCACCCTGGAGCAACCGGGCATGGGCCGGCGGGCGCTGCTGCTGCGGCTCGCCGCCGACTGGGTCAACGACGTCGAGGTCGGCCGGCTGATCAGCGGCCTGGAGGGGGAGAACCGGGTGTTGCCCGCGCAGTTGCTGCTGCGCCGGTTGCTCGCCCACTCCTGGCTGGAGCGCCGCGTACAGGTCGACGATCGGCCGCTGCTCGACCTGGTGCCCACCGGCCTGGGCCGAGGCAGTCTGCCGGAGAGTCGTCCACACACGACCGGGGTCCGTTACCGGCTCTCCCGCTTCGCCGCCCTTCAGCACGAACGGGGCATGCTGGTGGCCGCATCACCGCTGAGCACCCTCGTTGTCGGCTGCGCCGACGCCGCCCTCGGCGCGGTACTGGCCGCCGCCGCGCCGGGCGTCGGACCCGAGTCGGTGGCCCGCACGCTCGGCGTGCCGCCGGAAGTCGCCGGACGGGTGCTCGACGAGCTGGCCACCGCCCGGATCCTGGTCACCGACGCCGAGTTCGAGGCGGAGTGCGACGACGCGCCGCTGGCCTACTGGTCGCCGGAGGAGCTGCGGCTGCACCACCGATCCCGGGCCGGCCGACACGCGCTGCCGGTGGGCGGGACCTACCGGATGCGGGGGAGCTTCGCCCCGCAACCGCTGCGCCGCCCGTACGACGGGGGCCGGCCGGTGGACTTGCCACTGCCGGACCTGGCGACGATCGCCAAGGCGGATCCCGCGTTCAGTCAGGTCGTCACTGACCGGCGCAGCGTGCGCGAACACGACGACGCGGCGCCGCTGCCGCTGGAGCGGCTGGCGGAGTTCCTGCACCGGTCGCAGCACACCAGCGCCGTCGGCGAGGCCGGCGGGCAGGAGATCGGCCACCGGCCCTACCCGGGCGGCGGCGGCGTCTACGAGCTGGAGATCTACCCACTGGTCGCGCGCTGCGCAGGGCTCGACCCCGGGCTCTACCACTACGACGCCGTCGGGCACCGGCTGGAGCCGGTCGCCGGCTGGGGACCGGCCGCGGACCGGCTGCTGGCGTACGCCCGAGCGGCCGGCGCCCTGCCTCGGCCGCCGCAGACGGTCCTGGTGGTCACCGCCCGGGTCCAGCGGCTCATGTGGAAGTACGAAGGGATGAGCTACGCCATGATTCTCAAGGACGCGGGTGTGCTGACCCAGCAGATGTATCTCGTCGCCACCGCCATGGGGCTGGCGCCCTGCGCCCTCGGCGCCGGGGACTCCCAGGCCTTCGCCGAGTTGTCCGGGCTCGACCCGCTGGTCGAGCCGAGCGTGGCCGACTTCCTGCTCGGCTCACACCGCGCCACCGGCCCGGCCGCGGCGGAGAGCCGGCCATGA